A window from Candidatus Macondimonas diazotrophica encodes these proteins:
- a CDS encoding MBL fold metallo-hydrolase has product MVRGLLLALLVALLYAGWALDGSGYRGPVSDHFDGRHFHMVIERERHLSDYVQWLLQREPGRWAPMSDRAPGPPPPRRITGATLQVTPINHATVLIQTAGVNVLTDPIWSHRASPVSFAGPDRHVPVGIRFEDLPSIDAVIISHNHYDHMDLPTLKRLWLRDRPRIFVGLGNRGTLEAAGIGGVVETDWWQAHALTPSVQIHGVPAQHWTSRGLFDRNRTLWLGYVIDTPAGAIYFAGDTGFGPHFKQVAERFPELRLAVLPIGAYLPRWFMKPVHMNPAEAVAAWRILGAQHALGIHYGTFRLAEDGQQQPLIDLAKALAVRPARPVVAAWLRAPESDPIATAAHPACFRTPPFGQSWQVPGHCIAMMAASAGGPKTATRVGAAAP; this is encoded by the coding sequence ATGGTTCGCGGCCTGCTTCTGGCACTGTTGGTTGCCCTGCTTTACGCCGGATGGGCGCTGGATGGCAGCGGGTATCGAGGGCCGGTGAGCGACCATTTCGACGGGCGCCACTTCCACATGGTCATCGAACGGGAGCGCCACTTATCCGACTACGTGCAATGGCTGCTGCAACGCGAGCCAGGGCGTTGGGCACCGATGTCGGATCGGGCGCCCGGCCCACCGCCCCCTCGGCGCATCACCGGCGCCACGCTACAGGTCACCCCGATCAATCACGCCACGGTACTGATCCAGACCGCCGGCGTGAATGTCCTCACTGATCCCATCTGGTCACATCGAGCCAGTCCGGTTTCCTTCGCAGGCCCGGACCGGCACGTTCCGGTCGGCATCCGCTTCGAAGACCTCCCCTCGATCGATGCGGTGATCATCAGCCACAATCACTACGATCACATGGACCTCCCGACCCTGAAGCGGCTCTGGTTGCGTGATCGGCCCCGGATCTTCGTCGGTCTGGGCAATCGGGGCACCCTGGAAGCGGCGGGTATCGGTGGCGTAGTGGAAACCGACTGGTGGCAGGCGCATGCGCTGACTCCCAGCGTCCAAATCCATGGGGTCCCGGCGCAGCACTGGACCTCGCGCGGGCTGTTCGATCGCAACCGGACACTCTGGTTAGGCTATGTGATCGATACACCCGCCGGGGCGATCTATTTCGCCGGCGATACTGGATTCGGTCCGCATTTCAAGCAGGTCGCGGAGCGCTTTCCCGAACTTCGGCTCGCCGTGCTGCCCATCGGCGCGTATCTTCCGCGCTGGTTCATGAAGCCGGTCCACATGAATCCGGCCGAAGCCGTCGCCGCGTGGCGGATCCTCGGCGCGCAGCACGCGCTTGGCATCCACTACGGAACCTTCCGCCTGGCCGAGGATGGCCAGCAGCAACCGTTGATCGATCTGGCCAAGGCGCTGGCCGTACGACCTGCTCGGCCCGTTGTGGCCGCTTGGCTGCGTGCGCCCGAATCCGATCCCATTGCGACCGCCGCTCACCCAGCCTGCTTTCGGACGCCGCCATTCGGTCAGTCCTGGCAGGTTCCCGGCCACTGCATCGCCATGATGGCCGCATCCGCCGGTGGGCCGAAAACGGCTACCAGGGTTGGCGCTGCCGCTCCCTGA
- a CDS encoding SDR family NAD(P)-dependent oxidoreductase: MTVESELLYQRVAVVTGGAGAIGLEICRLLAAAGMRVVLTARSHAQAAQAAGVLQQEADVHLEPAVLDVTDPASVQSFGQWLAHTLGRVDVLINNAGVAPRGHGFVEMSDAELDLAMRTHFHAPLSLIRLVLPYMQTQEYGRIVNVSSSLGQLSQMGSRWPAYRLSKAALNALTAVVAADVAGQNILVNAVCPGWCRTPLGGPDAPRSAADGAADIIWLAMLPDDGPSGGFFRERQRQPW; the protein is encoded by the coding sequence ATGACGGTGGAATCGGAACTGCTCTACCAGCGGGTGGCCGTCGTGACCGGCGGCGCAGGCGCAATCGGGCTTGAAATCTGTCGCTTGCTCGCCGCCGCGGGGATGCGGGTCGTGCTTACGGCCCGTAGTCACGCGCAGGCGGCGCAGGCGGCAGGGGTGCTCCAGCAGGAAGCCGATGTGCACTTGGAGCCGGCGGTTCTGGATGTGACCGATCCGGCTTCCGTGCAGTCCTTCGGCCAATGGCTTGCTCATACCCTCGGTCGAGTCGATGTCCTGATCAACAATGCCGGCGTGGCGCCGCGCGGGCACGGCTTCGTCGAAATGTCCGATGCGGAGCTCGATCTGGCGATGCGGACCCATTTTCACGCGCCACTGAGTCTGATCCGGCTGGTGCTGCCCTATATGCAGACACAGGAATACGGCCGCATCGTCAATGTGTCCTCCAGCCTCGGGCAGCTCTCGCAGATGGGCTCGCGGTGGCCCGCTTATCGGCTGTCCAAGGCAGCGCTCAACGCATTGACGGCGGTGGTGGCTGCCGACGTAGCCGGTCAAAACATTCTGGTCAATGCGGTGTGCCCAGGTTGGTGCCGAACACCCTTGGGCGGCCCGGATGCGCCGCGCAGCGCGGCGGATGGTGCGGCCGATATCATCTGGCTCGCGATGCTACCCGACGATGGGCCGTCCGGTGGCTTTTTCAGGGAGCGGCAGCGCCAACCCTGGTAG
- a CDS encoding competence/damage-inducible protein A, with product MRIGLMVIGDELLNGRRKDRHLAHLIDVLQARGREPDWCLMIGDDPAYLTEQLRRTLATPDLVFCFGGIGATPDDHTRQCAARAAGTALRRHSEAAALIERRYGEAAYPYRIRMADLPERARLIPNPVNQIAGFSLGDHHFVPGFPQMAWPMVEWVLETRYPTLGHSIKPVLRTLTIENVPESALIPVMEQLLAQYPGVKISSLPHMAARPWIELGLRGEPQLVGASWAALIRWLDQAGIDYTTGDVLEATGGG from the coding sequence ATGCGTATCGGTTTGATGGTCATCGGGGATGAGTTGCTCAATGGACGGCGCAAGGATCGGCATCTCGCGCATCTGATCGACGTGTTGCAGGCCCGCGGCCGGGAGCCGGACTGGTGTCTGATGATCGGCGACGACCCGGCGTATCTGACGGAGCAACTGCGCCGCACCTTGGCGACCCCCGACCTGGTGTTCTGCTTTGGCGGCATCGGCGCAACGCCGGATGATCACACGCGCCAGTGTGCGGCCCGTGCAGCGGGGACGGCGCTGCGGCGACATTCAGAGGCGGCTGCCCTGATCGAAAGGCGATATGGGGAGGCTGCCTACCCCTACCGCATTCGCATGGCGGATCTGCCCGAGCGAGCGCGACTCATTCCCAACCCGGTCAACCAGATTGCCGGCTTTTCGCTGGGTGATCATCATTTCGTACCGGGCTTTCCGCAAATGGCTTGGCCGATGGTGGAATGGGTCCTCGAAACCCGCTACCCGACCCTCGGGCATTCCATCAAGCCGGTTCTGCGGACCTTGACGATCGAAAACGTGCCGGAGAGCGCGCTGATTCCGGTCATGGAGCAACTGTTGGCGCAGTACCCGGGCGTCAAGATCTCCAGTCTTCCTCACATGGCGGCACGTCCCTGGATCGAACTGGGCCTGAGGGGAGAGCCCCAGTTGGTCGGTGCGTCATGGGCGGCACTCATCCGATGGCTCGATCAAGCGGGGATCGACTACACAACTGGGGACGTCCTTGAGGCGACGGGAGGTGGATGA
- a CDS encoding TonB-dependent receptor gives MEGVRMVFSRLTVVTVLIPWAVQGEPAPADAMLEAVVVQGRGASAPTVPENLPASTAGVDAGLIAESVNAMTSAETLKYLPSMLVRERYIGDRNGIVATRTTGSIDSAGSIVYADGLLLSNFLGNSYSYPPRWGMVSPEEIARVDVIYGPFSALYPGNSAGGVALISTRDPERLEGHLNAQGSVQDYAIYGTDERYDSHHLSASLANRMGRGSFWLSADRLDAQGQPMSYATAALSRTSIDPEAPPPAVSGAYRDEDPTGAQRLVFGAYGIDHTVQDNLTFKLAYDLTPTLRAAYRSGLWQNDSETGAQSYLRDAAGQPFYNGKVAIDGTLYTVRGLSPGQSESLHYLHGLSLKSDTEGPWDWEAVASLYDYDEDESRSTTANAGADSGLGTRRPSGRITDMSGTGWQSLDGRGIWRSAGQPGSPHELSFGYHFDRYELASVAYATDDWLTGGRGDVQSASEGKTETHAVYLQDAWRLDPDWTLVLGLRPEYWRAFDGVNATSTASQPYASRSKTTVSPKVSLSYQLAADWLLRGSIGQAYRFPTVTELFQKISGTTSDLQNDPDLKPEQVLASEFAVEHALPGGLWRTSLFHQKREDALYTQRDVTVFPNLTSVQNVEEIQLYGIETVLELADLLIIGLDVRASVTYAHSRIKENTRNPETEGNWQPRIPDWRATVLTIYRPSDAWACALGLRYSGAQYGNLENTDTHRSFGDSSEYVFLDAKLSYFPNANWTFSAGADNLTDYAAYVYHPWPGRTFFANVKYAF, from the coding sequence ATGGAAGGGGTTCGGATGGTCTTTTCGCGACTCACCGTAGTCACGGTCTTGATCCCATGGGCAGTGCAGGGCGAGCCGGCGCCGGCTGACGCCATGCTGGAGGCAGTGGTGGTGCAGGGTAGGGGCGCCAGTGCCCCTACGGTTCCTGAGAATCTTCCGGCTTCGACCGCGGGCGTGGATGCCGGACTGATCGCTGAATCGGTCAACGCCATGACCTCGGCCGAGACGCTGAAATATCTGCCGAGCATGCTGGTGCGCGAGCGCTACATCGGCGATCGCAACGGCATCGTTGCGACTCGCACGACGGGCTCGATCGACAGCGCGGGCTCGATTGTCTATGCCGACGGGCTGCTGCTGTCCAATTTCCTCGGCAACAGTTACAGCTATCCGCCACGCTGGGGCATGGTGTCGCCCGAGGAAATCGCGCGTGTCGATGTCATCTACGGACCGTTCTCCGCCCTGTATCCCGGCAACAGCGCAGGGGGCGTGGCGCTGATCAGCACGCGCGACCCGGAACGTCTCGAGGGGCACCTCAACGCCCAGGGATCGGTGCAGGATTATGCCATCTACGGCACCGATGAGCGCTACGACAGCCACCATCTCAGCGCCTCGCTGGCCAACCGCATGGGCCGTGGTTCGTTCTGGCTCAGCGCCGACCGGCTGGACGCGCAGGGCCAGCCCATGTCCTATGCCACGGCCGCCCTCAGCCGCACGTCCATCGATCCGGAGGCGCCGCCGCCCGCGGTGAGCGGCGCCTATCGCGACGAGGACCCCACGGGCGCGCAACGTCTGGTGTTCGGAGCCTATGGCATCGATCATACGGTCCAGGACAACCTCACGTTCAAACTCGCCTATGACCTCACGCCCACACTGCGCGCCGCCTATCGCAGCGGCTTGTGGCAGAACGACTCGGAAACCGGCGCCCAGAGCTATCTCCGCGACGCCGCCGGCCAGCCGTTCTACAACGGCAAGGTTGCGATCGACGGGACGCTGTACACCGTCCGCGGCCTGAGCCCCGGTCAATCGGAAAGCCTGCACTATCTGCACGGCTTGAGCCTGAAGTCCGACACGGAGGGCCCTTGGGACTGGGAGGCGGTGGCCAGTCTCTACGACTATGACGAGGACGAATCGCGCAGCACAACCGCGAATGCGGGCGCTGATTCCGGTCTCGGAACCCGGCGCCCATCCGGCCGCATCACCGACATGAGCGGCACCGGCTGGCAGTCCCTCGACGGTCGCGGGATCTGGCGTTCCGCGGGGCAGCCCGGCAGTCCGCATGAACTCAGCTTCGGATACCACTTCGATCGCTACGAGCTCGCCTCGGTAGCCTACGCCACCGACGATTGGCTCACCGGAGGGCGGGGTGATGTCCAATCCGCCTCCGAGGGCAAGACCGAAACCCACGCGGTCTATCTCCAGGATGCCTGGCGGCTCGATCCGGACTGGACGCTGGTCCTCGGCCTGCGGCCCGAGTATTGGCGGGCCTTCGACGGCGTCAATGCGACGTCGACCGCAAGCCAGCCCTATGCAAGCCGGAGTAAGACCACGGTATCGCCCAAGGTGTCCTTGTCCTACCAGCTTGCCGCCGATTGGCTGCTGCGCGGTTCAATCGGGCAGGCCTACCGGTTTCCGACCGTCACCGAGCTGTTCCAGAAGATCAGCGGAACCACCAGTGACTTGCAGAACGACCCCGATCTGAAGCCCGAGCAGGTGCTGGCTTCCGAGTTCGCCGTGGAGCACGCCTTGCCGGGGGGACTGTGGCGCACTTCGCTGTTTCACCAAAAGCGCGAGGATGCGCTCTATACGCAACGCGACGTGACCGTGTTTCCCAATCTGACCAGCGTTCAGAACGTTGAAGAAATCCAGCTCTACGGCATCGAAACCGTGCTGGAGCTGGCAGATCTGCTGATCATAGGATTGGATGTCCGCGCCAGTGTCACCTACGCCCATTCGCGCATCAAGGAGAACACGCGCAATCCCGAAACCGAGGGTAACTGGCAGCCGCGGATCCCCGATTGGCGCGCTACTGTGCTGACCATCTATCGCCCTTCCGACGCCTGGGCTTGCGCCCTCGGGCTGCGTTACAGCGGCGCGCAATACGGCAATCTGGAGAACACTGATACGCATCGCAGTTTCGGTGACAGCAGTGAGTATGTCTTCCTGGATGCCAAGTTGTCCTATTTCCCCAATGCGAACTGGACCTTCAGTGCGGGTGCCGACAACCTTACCGATTACGCGGCCTATGTTTACCACCCATGGCCGGGGCGGACTTTCTTTGCCAACGTGAAGTACGCGTTTTAG
- the pxpB gene encoding 5-oxoprolinase subunit PxpB: MIPSILPLGDCALQITLGAQISEAISAEVHALAWRIQSAALPGLIDLVPAYASLTIHYDPLYWDFAALQHAVLALFSADDANQNPRQPTREIQIPVCYEADFGIDLAEVSSHAGLSVQAVIERHAAQVYRVYFLGFTPGFAYLGGLDPALAMARKPTPRARVPAGSVGIAGAQTGVYSQATPGGWQIVGRTPLTLFDPSRSPPSLLAPGDRVRFTAIDADRFATLARAP, translated from the coding sequence ATGATCCCGTCCATTCTTCCGCTTGGGGACTGTGCGCTCCAGATCACGCTGGGCGCGCAGATCAGCGAGGCCATCAGTGCCGAGGTACACGCGCTGGCCTGGCGCATCCAGAGCGCCGCACTTCCCGGCTTGATCGACCTGGTGCCGGCCTATGCCTCGCTCACCATCCACTATGATCCGCTGTACTGGGACTTCGCCGCCCTCCAGCACGCCGTGCTTGCACTGTTCAGCGCCGACGATGCCAACCAGAACCCGCGCCAGCCGACCCGTGAGATTCAAATCCCGGTCTGTTACGAAGCGGATTTCGGTATCGATCTCGCCGAGGTCTCGAGCCATGCCGGCCTGTCTGTGCAGGCGGTCATCGAGCGCCATGCGGCCCAGGTCTATCGCGTGTATTTCCTGGGATTCACCCCCGGATTTGCCTATCTGGGCGGACTCGACCCGGCGCTGGCCATGGCACGCAAGCCCACCCCGCGCGCGCGGGTACCGGCCGGATCGGTTGGGATCGCCGGCGCCCAGACAGGGGTGTATTCCCAAGCCACACCGGGTGGCTGGCAGATCGTCGGACGGACGCCGCTGACGCTTTTCGATCCGAGTCGCTCACCACCTAGTCTTCTCGCGCCAGGTGATCGCGTCCGCTTTACGGCCATCGATGCCGACCGCTTCGCCACGCTGGCCCGGGCGCCGTGA
- a CDS encoding biotin-dependent carboxyltransferase family protein encodes MIHIDSPGLLTTVQDLGRPGHQQLGLSPGGAMDVDAAHIANLLVGNAPSAAVLEITLTGPRITFEHGHWIALTGADLPGTVAGVRLPGWRPIWVPPGAQLVFGSIRKGCRAYLALAGGIDVPIVLGSRSTDLRAGIGGLHGRRLINGDRLPIGACTRPPPLPDDRPCWPRWWATHEMPTADQRVVLRFVPGPDWKILPEAARRALTSGALQVDHRFDRMGLRLSGIRLSVSDASKRLSAGVTFGTLQLPPDGQPILLGADRQTTGGYPVLGTVARVDHARLAQLRADDRLYFSPLPVAAAQTLYRARARDIARLAIAIELSTDGAETG; translated from the coding sequence GTGATCCACATCGACTCCCCCGGCCTGCTGACCACCGTGCAGGATCTCGGCCGCCCGGGCCATCAGCAGCTCGGGTTGTCGCCGGGCGGCGCGATGGATGTCGATGCGGCCCACATCGCCAACCTGCTGGTCGGCAACGCGCCCAGCGCGGCCGTACTCGAAATCACCTTGACCGGACCGCGCATCACATTCGAACACGGCCACTGGATCGCCTTGACCGGCGCCGACCTGCCCGGGACCGTGGCGGGTGTCCGACTGCCCGGCTGGCGCCCGATCTGGGTTCCACCCGGCGCGCAACTGGTTTTCGGCAGCATCCGAAAGGGCTGTCGCGCCTATCTGGCATTGGCTGGTGGCATCGATGTACCGATTGTGCTCGGCAGCCGCAGCACGGACCTTCGCGCCGGGATCGGCGGACTCCACGGGCGTCGCCTGATCAACGGTGACCGACTTCCGATCGGCGCCTGCACGCGTCCTCCCCCGTTGCCGGACGACCGGCCCTGCTGGCCGCGCTGGTGGGCCACCCATGAAATGCCGACCGCTGACCAGCGGGTGGTGCTGCGATTCGTGCCGGGTCCCGACTGGAAAATCCTTCCCGAGGCGGCACGCCGCGCGCTGACCAGCGGCGCCTTGCAGGTCGATCATCGCTTCGATCGAATGGGTTTGCGTCTGTCCGGAATCCGGCTGAGCGTATCCGACGCTTCCAAGCGTCTCTCTGCCGGCGTGACGTTTGGCACGCTCCAGCTCCCCCCAGACGGACAGCCGATCCTGCTGGGCGCAGACCGCCAGACCACCGGCGGATATCCCGTCCTCGGCACGGTCGCGCGTGTCGATCATGCTCGCCTGGCACAACTGCGCGCCGATGACAGACTCTATTTCAGCCCACTTCCGGTCGCCGCCGCACAGACCTTGTACCGGGCCCGAGCGCGGGATATCGCCCGGTTGGCGATTGCCATCGAACTGTCCACCGATGGGGCGGAAACCGGATGA
- the gloA gene encoding lactoylglutathione lyase, with the protein MRIIHTMLRVGNLDRSINFYTDVLGMRLLRRQDYPEGRFTLAFVGYGEETDTAVIELTENWDTDHYELGTAFGHIAIETDDLYACCEQVRTRGGSITREPGPMKHGQTHIAFVRDPDGYALELIQRNS; encoded by the coding sequence ATGCGAATCATTCATACCATGCTGCGCGTCGGTAACCTGGACCGGTCGATCAACTTCTACACCGACGTCCTGGGCATGCGTCTGTTACGCCGCCAGGACTATCCCGAGGGCCGCTTCACGCTGGCCTTCGTGGGCTACGGCGAGGAGACCGATACAGCGGTCATCGAACTGACCGAGAACTGGGACACGGATCACTATGAGCTGGGAACCGCTTTCGGACACATCGCCATTGAAACCGACGACCTCTATGCCTGCTGCGAACAGGTCCGCACGCGCGGCGGCAGCATCACCCGTGAACCGGGGCCCATGAAACACGGCCAGACTCACATTGCCTTTGTCCGCGACCCGGATGGCTATGCCCTTGAACTGATTCAGCGGAACTCGTGA
- a CDS encoding superoxide dismutase: protein MAHTLPELPYALDALEPHLSKETLEFHYGKHHKTYVDTLNTLIPDTEYAELSLEEIIGKSTGKLFNQAAQVWNHTFYWNCLSPNGGGEPTGALAEAITKSFGSFADFKKAFTDQTIANFGSGWGWLVKKSDGSLAIVETSNAATPLTDTTVVPLLTCDIWEHAYYIDYRNARPKYMEAFWNLVNWEFVAKNLSA, encoded by the coding sequence ATGGCTCATACGCTGCCCGAATTGCCCTATGCATTGGATGCCCTGGAACCGCATCTCTCCAAGGAAACGCTTGAATTCCACTACGGCAAGCACCACAAGACCTATGTGGACACGCTCAACACGCTGATTCCCGACACCGAATACGCCGAGCTCAGCCTCGAAGAAATCATCGGAAAATCGACGGGCAAGCTGTTCAACCAGGCTGCCCAGGTCTGGAATCACACGTTCTACTGGAATTGCCTGTCGCCCAACGGCGGCGGTGAACCGACCGGGGCGCTGGCCGAGGCCATCACCAAGAGCTTCGGCTCGTTCGCTGACTTCAAGAAGGCCTTCACTGACCAGACCATCGCCAATTTCGGCTCGGGCTGGGGTTGGCTGGTCAAGAAATCCGACGGCAGCCTCGCGATCGTGGAAACGTCCAACGCCGCCACGCCGCTGACCGACACCACCGTCGTTCCCCTCCTGACCTGCGACATCTGGGAACATGCCTATTACATCGACTACCGCAATGCCCGTCCCAAGTACATGGAAGCTTTCTGGAATCTGGTAAACTGGGAGTTTGTTGCGAAAAATCTCAGCGCCTGA
- a CDS encoding aspartate aminotransferase family protein has product MKEHLMSTYARLPIAFARGEGVWLWDEQGRRHLDALSGIAVCGLGHAHPAVASALAEQVATLLHTSNLYRIPLQETLGARLCGLADMDRVFFCNSGAEANEAAIKLARRLGHAHGIDLPRIVVMEGAFHGRTLATLTATANSKAQQGFEPLVDGFVRAPFGDLAALERLAAQESGIVAVLLEPIQGEGGIRIAPAGYLRGVRRLCDQQGWLMMVDEIQSGMGRAGAWFAHQLADIQPDVMTLAKGLGNGVPIGACLARGAAAGALQPGSHGTTFGGNPLACRAALAVLDTLEAENWIDRVATSARHLIDTLRATLADLSMVREIRHQGFLIGIELDRPASSLPALALEEGILINVTAERVIRLLPPLIWEEEHTHYLVPRLRRALDRLISQG; this is encoded by the coding sequence ATGAAGGAACATCTGATGTCGACCTACGCCCGCCTGCCGATCGCCTTCGCGCGTGGCGAAGGGGTCTGGCTGTGGGATGAGCAGGGTCGACGCCACCTCGATGCCCTGAGCGGTATCGCGGTCTGCGGCCTGGGTCACGCTCATCCTGCCGTCGCATCGGCCTTGGCCGAGCAGGTGGCCACGTTGCTGCACACCTCCAATCTCTACCGCATCCCGTTGCAGGAAACACTGGGCGCCCGGCTGTGTGGGCTCGCCGATATGGATCGGGTCTTTTTCTGCAACTCCGGTGCCGAGGCCAATGAAGCGGCCATCAAACTGGCCCGTCGCCTAGGTCATGCGCACGGGATCGATCTGCCGCGCATCGTGGTGATGGAAGGCGCCTTTCACGGTCGCACGTTGGCCACGCTGACCGCAACGGCCAACAGCAAGGCCCAACAGGGTTTCGAGCCCTTGGTGGACGGTTTCGTCCGCGCGCCTTTCGGTGATCTGGCCGCTCTGGAGCGCCTTGCGGCGCAGGAATCCGGGATCGTCGCGGTGTTGTTGGAGCCCATTCAGGGCGAGGGCGGCATCCGCATTGCGCCAGCCGGCTATCTGCGGGGCGTGCGCCGGCTGTGCGATCAGCAAGGCTGGCTGATGATGGTCGATGAAATCCAGTCCGGCATGGGGCGTGCGGGTGCCTGGTTCGCCCATCAGCTGGCGGACATCCAGCCGGATGTCATGACACTGGCCAAGGGGCTGGGCAATGGCGTGCCCATTGGCGCCTGCCTGGCCCGCGGCGCGGCAGCCGGGGCGCTTCAGCCCGGCAGCCACGGCACCACCTTCGGTGGAAATCCGCTGGCCTGCCGCGCGGCCCTGGCCGTGCTCGATACGCTCGAAGCCGAGAACTGGATCGACCGTGTCGCGACAAGCGCACGGCACCTGATCGACACGCTGCGTGCGACACTCGCGGACCTGTCCATGGTACGCGAGATCCGCCATCAGGGTTTCTTGATCGGCATCGAGCTGGACCGGCCGGCATCTAGCCTACCCGCTCTGGCGCTTGAGGAAGGGATCCTCATCAATGTGACCGCCGAGCGAGTAATCCGCCTGCTACCCCCTCTGATCTGGGAGGAGGAGCATACGCACTATCTGGTTCCGCGCCTGCGCCGCGCGCTGGACCGCCTCATCAGCCAAGGATGA
- the argF gene encoding ornithine carbamoyltransferase, with amino-acid sequence MTVRHFLTLLDFTTGELKALLKRAHTLKAAQHRGESHLPLRHKTLAMIFEKASTRTRVSFEVGMTQLGGHALFLSPRDSQLGRGEPIADTARVISSMVDAVMIRAHRHEMVETFAANSRVPVINALTDRHHPCQLLADLQTYEEHRGSIAGRTVAWLGDGNNVCQSYVHAAKQLDFQLRIACPEQDVPDAALLTEADGHITVLRDPRQAVQNADLVVTDVWASMGQEAEQAERSARFMPYQVDTTLMALARPDALFMHCLPAHRGEEVTGEVIDGPQSVVWDEAENRLHAQKALLEFLLAPAAEYASD; translated from the coding sequence GTGACGGTTCGCCATTTCCTCACACTGCTCGATTTCACCACCGGGGAACTCAAGGCGCTGCTCAAGCGCGCGCATACACTCAAGGCTGCGCAACACCGAGGGGAGAGCCATCTTCCCCTGCGCCACAAGACGTTGGCCATGATTTTCGAGAAGGCTTCGACCCGCACGCGGGTCTCCTTCGAGGTCGGCATGACACAACTGGGCGGCCATGCCCTGTTTTTGTCACCGCGAGACAGCCAGCTGGGGCGCGGGGAACCGATTGCCGACACCGCTCGGGTCATCTCGTCCATGGTCGATGCGGTGATGATCCGCGCCCATCGCCATGAGATGGTGGAGACGTTTGCGGCGAATTCACGGGTACCGGTGATCAACGCACTGACCGACCGGCATCACCCCTGTCAATTGTTGGCCGACCTGCAGACCTACGAGGAGCACCGCGGTTCGATCGCTGGACGGACCGTGGCCTGGCTCGGCGATGGAAACAATGTCTGCCAATCCTACGTCCACGCTGCGAAGCAGCTGGATTTTCAGCTCCGCATTGCCTGTCCCGAACAGGATGTGCCAGATGCCGCGCTGCTGACGGAGGCGGATGGTCACATCACGGTCCTGCGGGATCCACGCCAGGCTGTCCAGAATGCCGATCTGGTCGTCACAGACGTCTGGGCCAGTATGGGCCAGGAGGCCGAACAGGCTGAACGCAGCGCCCGCTTCATGCCCTATCAGGTGGATACCACACTGATGGCGCTTGCACGGCCCGATGCACTGTTCATGCACTGCCTACCCGCGCATCGCGGCGAGGAAGTCACCGGCGAGGTCATCGACGGCCCGCAGAGCGTCGTTTGGGACGAGGCGGAAAACCGGCTGCATGCGCAGAAGGCACTGCTCGAGTTCCTGCTGGCGCCTGCGGCGGAATACGCATCGGATTAA
- a CDS encoding ABC transporter ATP-binding protein, with product MDDLVTIQGLTFRRGRRVIFNGIDLTIPRGKITAVMGPSGTGKTTLLRLIGGQLRPESGRIRVDGIDVAKLRRKALYQLRRRMGMLFQSGALLTDLSVFDNVAFPLREHTDLPEMLVRDVVLMKLELVGLRGAARLMPEELSGGMARRVALARAIVLDPMMILYDEPFVGLDPISMGVVVRLIRRLNDALGLTSVIVTHDVHEVTAIADECYLLSEGRIMGSGPPQALTDSDSEWVRQFMKGLDDGPVPFHYPAPDYAKDLLGEAA from the coding sequence ATGGACGATCTGGTTACCATTCAGGGGTTGACGTTCCGGCGCGGCCGCCGCGTCATCTTCAACGGCATCGACCTGACCATTCCCCGTGGCAAGATCACCGCGGTCATGGGCCCCAGCGGAACGGGGAAAACCACCCTGCTGCGGCTGATCGGCGGCCAATTGCGCCCGGAGTCGGGCCGTATCCGTGTCGATGGGATCGACGTCGCCAAGCTTCGCCGCAAGGCGCTCTACCAATTGCGGCGACGCATGGGAATGCTGTTTCAGAGCGGTGCGCTGCTGACCGATCTGTCGGTATTCGACAACGTCGCCTTCCCGCTGCGCGAACACACCGACCTGCCGGAGATGCTGGTCCGCGATGTCGTGCTAATGAAACTGGAACTGGTGGGGTTACGCGGCGCGGCGCGGTTGATGCCTGAAGAACTCTCCGGTGGGATGGCCAGACGAGTGGCACTGGCGCGCGCCATTGTGCTCGATCCGATGATGATCTTGTACGACGAACCGTTCGTCGGTCTCGATCCGATCTCCATGGGTGTCGTGGTGCGATTGATCCGTCGCTTGAACGACGCGCTCGGATTGACGTCGGTCATCGTAACGCATGACGTCCACGAGGTCACAGCGATCGCCGATGAATGCTACCTGCTCTCCGAAGGCAGGATCATGGGCTCCGGACCGCCACAAGCGCTGACGGACTCCGATTCCGAGTGGGTGCGGCAATTCATGAAGGGGCTGGATGATGGCCCAGTGCCCTTCCACTATCCGGCCCCCGACTACGCGAAGGATTTACTGGGAGAGGCTGCCTGA